A window of Vidua macroura isolate BioBank_ID:100142 chromosome 22, ASM2450914v1, whole genome shotgun sequence contains these coding sequences:
- the HSPB2 gene encoding heat shock protein beta-2, whose protein sequence is MAARTVPHAYPMSSEYEFANPSKIYDQNFGEGVSPSEILAPALYHGYYIRPRINKQLERGTSEICLNEHKFQVFLDVCQFLPDELSVRTVDNLLEVAGQHPQKADRHGFVSREFTRTYILPLDVDPLLVRATLSHDGILSIVAPRTGKEVKARVNEVKITQQEQPVGKEEQAEEGKEKEKS, encoded by the exons ATGGCCGCCCGCACCGTGCCCCACGCCTACCCCATGAGCTCCGAGTATGAGTTCGCCAACCCCAGCAAGATCTACGACCAGAACTTTGGAGAAG GTGTGTCCCCATCGGAGATTTTAGCCCCTGCCCTGTACCACGGCTACTACATCCGGCCCCGGATCAACaagcagctggagaggggcaCCTCGGAGATCTGCCTGAACGAGCACAAGTTCCAGGTGTTCCTGGACGTCTGCCAGTTCCTGCCCGACGAGCTCAGCGTGCGCACCGTGGACAACCTGCTGGAGGTGGCGGGGCAGCACCCGCAGAAGGCTGACCGCCACGGCTTCGTCTCCAGGGAGTTCACCAGGACCTACATCCTGCCCCTGGACGTGGATCCCTTGCTGGTCAGGGCCACCCTGTCCCACGATGGCATCCTGAGCATTGTGGCTCCCCGGACGGGCAAGGAGGTGAAGGCCAGAGTCAACGAGGTGAAGATaacccagcaggagcagccagtggGGAAAGAAGAACAggctgaggaaggaaaagagaaggaaaaatcctAA